The region tatcccaaaaattaccaaaatagttttaaaattctcggaatattccaaacttaaataaatacaagtttcataatttttgaagaattttggaattgaatacggatttaacaaataattgcaatcagaaaatcatatatggctaaataattgatgaaatattgatttctcgaTTTTAAAAAcacctaaaaataattaataaaattatgaagccataaaaatgattttagagataacccaagtatttatggaaataaatcctgaataaaatcacctttaaatataaaagtgaaacAACACAGCTTCACAACGAGTTACACAATTGATACTCGAACACCAACGATCACACATAATTAACAACAAAATAATATCCAACTGACAACACCCATACACACATTTTAAATATTTACTTATTAAATAATtgcacatttaaataataaaaattatacgAATCGTtatagggtacgtaggcacttgtatgagacatgattcgacacttgatagagaataatAAAACCCTATTATTTCATAAGGAGTCAACATACAACTCAACCACCACCATAAACAACTTTCCTCCGCCTtcaaacaccgtccttgatccttattccacccatcaacctccacaacactgttatacgaaattctccctataacaattggcgctagaaggaggggacTTAAATCCATCTTAGGGAGAAGAGATGACCAAAGAAGGCAAACAAGTGGTGACACCAGGAAGCAGGGGCAAGAAGAAGGACCAGAACGAGGTCGAGCACACGCCCCCGGAAAATCAGGCGCCACCTCCACCAATCGCAACCGTGGACGGGCAGGCAGTCATGACGTACCTCAAAGGGTTGGCCGATAAGATGAATGAGATTAACGCCCGGATGTTAAGGGTAGAGAAGAGCTCGGGTCGGAACACCAAGCGTAAGGCACGTCGGCTCAAGGTCTATCAGCGTAGCTGGAAGGGCAAAGGCCCTCAAAAGAGGCTGATCCACGATTTTGATGACGCGGAAACTGAGACCAAGCAGAAAAAAGAGGCATCACATGAAGAGGAAGATATACCCCAAGGTCATGATGAGCGGGGCAACCAGATCTCTAAGAGATCGGGGCAGGAGCCAGCTTCATCTGAGGCAAGGTCGACTAGTGTGCTAGACCGTGTGGGAAAAAAGCTAAGTGAGCATGACCTCAGGCTCAAGTTGGAGAATTGCAAGAAAGCAAGAGACGAGAAGGAGCCCGTAGAACAGAGAGGCTCGAAAAGGAAGCGTGCGGTGACCCCTCCAGAAAGACGTCAGCGTACCTCGCCCAGGAGGGAGGAATAATGTAGACGTAGAGACGACCATGAAGAGGGGTCGCAAGTGCGAGCTGGAGGAGAGAAGCGCCACGAGCGGCCTCAAGGCTCACACCATTCGAGTAacagagaaggagaaagagaaggagaagttGTTAGAGTAAGAGACCTGAGGAGGATCCTAGACGAGATGGAGCGAGAAAAGAGGGGGCACTCAACCTCAGCCGCTCCCTCTCCATTCACGGCTGCTATTCGATAGTCTCCCCTGCCTCGAATGTTCAGGCACAACCCCGATCTCCTATTCAACGGCGAATCTGACCCAGTAGAATACCTTATACAATTTAATACTGAGATGGAAGTCTATCAGGTGTCGGAGCCAACCCGCTGCAGACTCTTCGTGGCGTCACTTAGAGGTAGTGCCCAACAATGTTTCTCCAAGTTGGGACCTGCTAGCATAAGGACATGGTGGCAATTGGAGGACCTGTTCTTCAGGAAATTTCAGTCCACCCTCCACTATTCACCTCATGTGGCAACGCTAGCCAACATCAAGCAGAGGGAGGGGGAGCCCCTGGTGGAGTACTTTCGTCGGTTCAATGCCGAAGTTCCAAAGGTAAGAGGCGCCAGCGAGGAGACTATCAAGAACTTCTTGATTGCAGGGTTGAAAGAAGGGTCAAAAATTTGGAAAAGCCTCCAGGAGAGCGAGCCGAGAACTCTGGCCGAATTCTATGAGCAAGCTGAACCCTTTAAGAGGGTGGAGAAGCCGATGAGGGACCTGAAAATCAGCGAGAACTGCCGAGACAAGAGAGACTGATCCTCGAGCCCTGACGAGAGGAGGAAAACATATCGACGTAGTTCGAGCCTGAAAAAGTCCTCCCGGGGCAAAGAGACCACCAAAGATTCGGGGAGACCCTATACAAGCAAGTGGCAGGCACATACCCCTCTGGTAGCCTCTATCGACCACATATATGCTATCTATGTGGGGAATGGGGTGTTTAGAAAAGCGACCCCTCTTACAGACTACAAAAAAAGGGACACCTCAAAGTATTTTGCATACCACGAGGCCATGGGACATGATACGGCTGATTgcaggcaattgaaagatgaaattgagacATTAATAAAATAAGGGAAGCTTACTGAGTGGGTTGTCAAGGAGGTTCAGAAGCACAGGGCTGATTATCACACGGTCCCTCCTCACCCCCAGAGGACAAAGAAAGGATACCTCAGGCCGAAACATTCATACTATTCTAGGCGGGTCTCATATCGGTGGAGACAGTCGGAAGGCGATGGACAGATACGCCCGGGAAGCAAAAGACAAGCCTCTCACCAACGTCAACCATCTAAGCCAAAGGCCCCCGGAGCTCTTCGAAAAGGAGGCTGATGACATCGTGTTTAGGGAGGACGATTCCAAATGGGTGCATTATCCTCACACTGATGCCCTagtcataaaaatgaagattgggaCGGTGAATGTTCACCGAGCACTGGTAGATACCGGGAGCTCGGCCGACGTCTTGACTTATGATGCCTACAAGAAACTAGGACTACTGAATAGAGAACTAACCTCGATAGGAGGGCACTTGTACGGGTTCACGGGAAACTCAATCGGAGTAAAAGGGACTATTCGGCTCCCGGTGACCTTAGGAGAAGAGCCCCACATGGCCACTCAGATCGCTATGTTCACGGTTGTAGACCAGCCTTGTGTCTACAATGTTATAGTAGGCCGACCCCTtatgagggcaatgaggatggtgacctcAATTCATCACATGACAGTGAAGTTTCCAACCCCCACGGGGGTAGGCTTCCTGAAGAGCTGTCAATACGAATCGAGGGTATGCTACAACCAAGCACCCAGGACAACCGAATTGGAAGATGCATCAGAAGAGACGGTCGAGCCGGGTGAAGGTGATGTTCAGATGGAAGAAGCTGAGGGCAGAAAGAGAGCACATCCTGAAGGACACGAGACTTGCAACATGATTTCAATCGAGGAATTGCCCGAGGATTATTTCGAACACATGGGGATTCAGGTGGAACCACGCCCCGGGGCCTTGTTGATGGAAGCCTCTTATCCCATCATGTTGGTACAAGAGGGGATCGTGGAAGAGGCAAGTGATGAAGAGGAGAGCCCAGAATAAATTGCTGCAAGACTAAGGAAAGGAAAGTGGGCACGTGAagaaacaacaacaaccatgagTTTGCCTAACGGAATCACCCGCTCAGTTACCACGACCTCGGAACACTTGGTAATTCCGGCCCGAGCTCATCAGCCCGAGCTCGAGAACACAGAAGGTTTGGCGGTCACAGAAGTGGGAGAATCTAGTGAGGCCCGAGCAGACTTAGACCCGAAAATGCCCCAAATGGTGGAGAGGGCCGGATCTGCAAAAGATACAATTCCGATCTTGGTAGACCCGAATGATCCTTCCAAGGTACTCAAAATAGGCTCTAATTTAAGCCCTGACTTGAGGGAGGATCTTGCCCAATTCTTAAGGAGAAGtttggatgtctttgcatggtcacactcTGATATGATAGGGATTGACCCAAATGTCATGTGCCACCGGCTCAACTTGGACCCAACAAAGAAAGGGGTCAGACAGAAGAGGCGGCCGATTAGTGAATAGAGGGCAGAAGCCCTCAAAGAAGAAGTGGATAGATTAATGGAGGCGGGGCTCGTGAGGGAGGCCTTTTACCCCATGTGGCTGGCAAATCTCGTGCTTGTCAAGAAGCCAAATGGCAAATGGAGAACATGTGTGGACTTCACCGACTTGAACAAAGCTTTCCCGAAGGATAGCTTTCCTCTACCTCGAATCGACCAACTAGTTGATTCTACAGGGGGCACGCACTACTTAGCtttatggatgcttattcgggatataaccaaatcccgatgtatgggccagatcaggagcacacctccttCATTACTGATCGGGGCCTCTATTATTATATCGGGATGCCCTTCGGGCTCCTTAATGCTGGGGCAACCTATCAAAGGCTGGTGAACAAGATGTTCAAATATCAGTTGGGGAAGACCATGGAGGCCTACGTAGATGACATGCTTGTGAAATCAAAAGAAGCAAATGATCATGTCCGTCACCTATCAGATATGTTCCAAATCCTAAGGAAGTATAAGATGAAGCTCAACCCCCAAAAATGTGAATTCGGGGTCGAGTCAGGAAAATTTTTGGGGTTCATTGTCAACCACAGGggcattgaggccaaccccgctAAGATACGAGTGTTACTCGAGATGAGATCCCCCCGACGGGTAAAAGATGTCCAGAGCTTGACCGGACGAGTGGTTGCCCTTAAccgattcatctccaagtcctCCGACAAATGTCAAGAGTTCTTCAAGGCAATTAAAGGTGTGGGGAGAAATTTCGAGTGGACACAAAAGTGTGAGGAagcctttcaaagcataaaggaACATCTCAGCAAGCCCCCGATGTTATCCAACCCAGAGGCGGGAAAGACCCTAGTCTTATACTTGGCCGTCTCTAATTTTGCAATTAGTGCCGTGTTGGTCCGAGAGGAAGATGGTACCCATCTCCCTGTGTACTACGTAAGCAAGAGGCTAGCCGACGCAGAGACCCGGTACACAAGTCTCGAGAAATTGACATATGCTTTGATCTTGGCCTTCCGGAAGCTCATGTCCTATTTTCAGGTGCACAAGATAGAGGTACTCATAGACATTAGCTAGGTTTATATCATATTTTGAAAGTAACATTACTTCTTTCAAGTATACATCTATTTGTATGAATAGCTAAGCATAAAATGCATCCTCATCTCTCTGATATATTTTTCCCAAATTTTGAGGGAGATAGgagagaggagggagggagaTGATAAGTTACTAGAAAAAAATGGCATTGAAGATGGCAACCCTATTTTAAAACAAAACAAGGTGCATCCAGACAACTATTGCAAGACTACATATATGACACATGAAAGATGAACATATCTTTTGGCTACATCAGATATGGATATATAAACTTACACCTTAGACTGCTCAATTTCAGTAACCTCTAGACCAGTGTGTTCCACTCCCTCTTTCAATAATCTAACATCTTCATCTGTCAAATTACTTTTTACATGGTGGGTTGCAATCTTGGACTGCTTTTCCAGCTCAACTGCCCAACTGTATATTACCATTCCCACAACAGCAATAACCATGCCCATTATGTTCTTAAATGTCAGCACCGAATCGAATAACACCCATCCCAATACAAGAACACACACTGTTTTCATGTGACCAAGAACCTGAAATGAAACTGCTGAGAAGCGGCCGATGCACAGATACTGACTTATGTTGCAAAACACTGCCAACGAGCACGAAAGGAATAGAAATACCTGCAAATTTCGTTCACCAAAATCATTAAGGCAGCAGCTATAGGTATATTCTTCTTTTATCTTTTGGGAGAAAAGTGCTTACAAAAAAACCATACGAGAGGCTGTATTGGAGTATATTGTTGCCACTAAGAGAGTAATCAATAAAGGGGCCTAAAATTAAAAGAGAGACTGCTTGAATTGGAGCTGTGTTGCTCAACAATTCGAAAGATCCGATTGAGTATTTCTTCGGCAACGAGCCTATATACTGCatcaaaaaagaaaaaaatgtcAAACTTTCAGGAAGAATGTAAAAGCAATCAATGATTAAATATTAACCAAAATCTAGCAATTTGATGCTTTTGACAAAGCCGGTGCTACAAAATTACTTGAAGTCGAAACAAATGGGATTGACTAAAAAAGCACAGTACCAACTAAATTTATTAATTACGGAAATACACGAAATGTTACCAAAGAACAAATAAATAAGTTTTTTGCATTTTAATGTATCAAAAAAGTGG is a window of Apium graveolens cultivar Ventura chromosome 11, ASM990537v1, whole genome shotgun sequence DNA encoding:
- the LOC141697799 gene encoding UDP-rhamnose/UDP-galactose transporter 3-like, whose product is MQYIGSLPKKYSIGSFELLSNTAPIQAVSLLILGPFIDYSLSGNNILQYSLSYGFFVFLFLSCSLAVFCNISQYLCIGRFSAVSFQVLGHMKTVCVLVLGWVLFDSVLTFKNIMGMVIAVVGMVIYSWAVELEKQSKIATHHVKSNLTDEDVRLLKEGVEHTGLEVTEIEQSKVYLGDSSVVVGAEFQFLPCQAPLR